A window from Zingiber officinale cultivar Zhangliang chromosome 7A, Zo_v1.1, whole genome shotgun sequence encodes these proteins:
- the LOC122001389 gene encoding uncharacterized protein LOC122001389 isoform X1, whose product MDPYYQYYQPQTWFYQPEHQYYPPVDQSNFRSEVAHSQFTDSYPAYQSLQEVQNDYIDMRKKIRGIQQFEEETLHEYWKRFKELCSSCPQHQISDQMLILHFYDGLSPIDLYMVDKASGGPLIDKTPDEVMKLLEIMAANPQQFRNGQPINLRVDETFPTNIEVLEQRDCSVFDRPDLDFITSQDSSSISCYDSVIVRISDFTDTVVVDVTNNAGTDVDDEESVGDCIVEAILQESPEPDVDDESVGTCAMEAEPQESLPLDTPPEPKSESLLDDEEVTVTILEPPGRRRLPKWLLHLNRLRPPGRIFKGKMLDEVDLIATTIIPLPIWILLLSRLQPPGIKESSFLAFLLVFSFCFTLSFTFILYICIL is encoded by the exons atggatccatattatcagtactatcagcctcagacttgGTTCTATCAGCCTGAACATCAGTACTACCCACCTGTGGATCAATCAAACTTTAGGTCCGAGGTTGCACATAGTCAGTTTACTGACTCATATCCAGCATATCAAAGCCTACAAGAAGTTCAGAATGATTATATAGATATGCGTAAAAAGATTCGTGGTATTCAACAATTCGAGGAGGAGACATTGCATGAATATTGGAAGAGATTCAAGGAACTTTGCTCCAGTTGTCCTCAACATCAAATCAGTGATCAAATGCTTATCTTACATTTTTATGATGGGTTGTCGCCAATTGATTTGTACATGGTGGATAAAGCTAGTGGAGGGCCCTTGATTGACAAAACTCCTGATGAAGTTATGAAACTTTTGGAAATCATGGCAGCCAATCCTCAGCAATTTAGAAATGGACAACCGATTAACTTAAGAGTTGATGAGACCTTTCCTACAAATATTGAGGTGCTTGAGCAGAGGGATTGTAGTGTCTTTGACAGACCTGATCTTGATTTTATTACTTCACAGGACTCCTCTAGCATTTCTTGTTATGATTCTGTAATTGTAAGAATTTCTGACTTTACTGATACTGTTGTTGTAGATGTAACTAATAATGCAGGTACTGATGTGGATGATGAggaaagtgtaggggattgcatagTGGAAGCAATACTCCAAGAATCACCTGAACCAGATGTTGatgatgagagtgtagggacttgtgctatggaagcagagccccaagaatcacttcccttAGATACACCACCTGAGCCAAAGTCTGAGTCATTACTTGATGATGAGGAGGTCACAGTCACCATTTTAGaacctccag GTCGTCGTAGGCTTCCGAAATGGTTGCTCCATCTAAACCGCCTCCGACCTCCAGgaagaattttcaaaggaaaaatgttGGATGAGGTGGACTTGATTGCAACTACAATTATTCCACTTCCAATTTGGATTTTGCTCCTTAGCCgacttcaaccaccgggaataaaGGAGAGTTCATTCCTTGCTTTTCTCcttgttttttctttttgctttacactttcttttactttcatactttacatttgcattttgtAG
- the LOC122001389 gene encoding uncharacterized protein LOC122001389 isoform X2, whose product MDPYYQYYQPQTWFYQPEHQYYPPVDQSNFRSEVAHSQFTDSYPAYQSLQEVQNDYIDMRKKIRGIQQFEEETLHEYWKRFKELCSSCPQHQISDQMLILHFYDGLSPIDLYMVDKASGGPLIDKTPDEVMKLLEIMAANPQQFRNGQPINLRVDETFPTNIEVLEQRDCSVFDRPDLDFITSQDSSSISCYDSVIVRISDFTDTVVVDVTNNAGTDVDDEESVGDCIVEAILQESPEPDVDDESVGTCAMEAEPQESLPLDTPPEPKSESLLDDEEVTVTILEPPGTFQHDKVVVGFRNGCSI is encoded by the exons atggatccatattatcagtactatcagcctcagacttgGTTCTATCAGCCTGAACATCAGTACTACCCACCTGTGGATCAATCAAACTTTAGGTCCGAGGTTGCACATAGTCAGTTTACTGACTCATATCCAGCATATCAAAGCCTACAAGAAGTTCAGAATGATTATATAGATATGCGTAAAAAGATTCGTGGTATTCAACAATTCGAGGAGGAGACATTGCATGAATATTGGAAGAGATTCAAGGAACTTTGCTCCAGTTGTCCTCAACATCAAATCAGTGATCAAATGCTTATCTTACATTTTTATGATGGGTTGTCGCCAATTGATTTGTACATGGTGGATAAAGCTAGTGGAGGGCCCTTGATTGACAAAACTCCTGATGAAGTTATGAAACTTTTGGAAATCATGGCAGCCAATCCTCAGCAATTTAGAAATGGACAACCGATTAACTTAAGAGTTGATGAGACCTTTCCTACAAATATTGAGGTGCTTGAGCAGAGGGATTGTAGTGTCTTTGACAGACCTGATCTTGATTTTATTACTTCACAGGACTCCTCTAGCATTTCTTGTTATGATTCTGTAATTGTAAGAATTTCTGACTTTACTGATACTGTTGTTGTAGATGTAACTAATAATGCAGGTACTGATGTGGATGATGAggaaagtgtaggggattgcatagTGGAAGCAATACTCCAAGAATCACCTGAACCAGATGTTGatgatgagagtgtagggacttgtgctatggaagcagagccccaagaatcacttcccttAGATACACCACCTGAGCCAAAGTCTGAGTCATTACTTGATGATGAGGAGGTCACAGTCACCATTTTAGaacctccaggtacctttcaacatgacaag GTCGTCGTAGGCTTCCGAAATGGTTGCTCCATCTAA